In Zea mays cultivar B73 chromosome 7, Zm-B73-REFERENCE-NAM-5.0, whole genome shotgun sequence, the following proteins share a genomic window:
- the LOC103632455 gene encoding R3H domain-containing protein 1 isoform X2, translating into MEPAAEDVAAAAPDSWESADIDGPISRLILSARRVSSSPDLADNPDPPQPPPALQPQGPPSVPSAAREDLMAQVDQFLREALEKPRERLSVLRMEQEILKFIGDPRFTEYEFNGLPTSYLRLAAHRLAQHYFLQSIAIPDNSLPDGTGSHIILRKTSSECQLPDVCLADIPVNLPQEENISVAKVAIKQRPQKNLHGMNSSSAHSFRDNHQKSVEERKEEYNKARARIFNNGVSNATDGRSAEEVTSLTTLHRSTSLELNSNNRMGQGAEITLERTLTTTSASSMSNRSKSDKEPAVNRNRQNNRVAIFRDRESERRDPDYDRSYDRYMQRFDPGFGFSGGSYTIRPLYAPAVNYNTEFPQLGSAHQSPVAVEQQPRPIAQHMPVTWSAAQATNAIGYGPDGVMGPYSPGHIRAPVRSSVFMHASQQYAIPSRPGVPFVHPQESMGPFAQMVAGIKEPRGVRQSQPSI; encoded by the exons ATGGAGCCCGCAGCCGAGGACgttgcagccgccgcgccggactCGTGGGAATCGGCCGACATCGACGGGCCCATAAGCCGGCTTATCCTCTCCGCGCGCCGCGTGTCCTCCTCGCCGGACCTCGCTGACAACCCGGACCCGCCCCAGCCGCCGCCTGCGCTGCAGCCGCAGGGCCCGCCTTCGGTTCCCTCGGCTGCGCGCGAGGATTTGATGGCTCAGGTCGATCAGTTCCTACGAGAGGCTCTAGAGAAGCCGAGGGAGAGGCTTTCTG TGCTAAGAATGGAGCAAGAAATTTTGAAGTTCATTGGTGACCCTAGGTTTACAGAGTATGAATTCAATGGTCTTCCAACTTCATATTTGCGTCTCGCTGCACATCGCCTGGCGCAGCATTACTTCCTGCAGTCCATTGCCATACCAGACAACAGTTTGCCTGATGGAACTGGTTCGCATATCATCCTTCGTAAGACATCATCTGAGTGCCAACTGCCTGATGTCTGCCTTGCAGATATTCCAGTTAACCTACCACAAGAAGAAAACATCTCTGTGGCGAAAGTAGCTATTAAGCAGAGGCCTCAAAAGAATCTCCATGGCATGAACAGCTCAAGTGCTCACTCCTTTAGAGACAATCACCAGAAAAGCGTTGAAGAAAGaaaagaggaatacaacaaagcacGAGCGCGTATATTTAACAACGGCGTCAGTAATGCTACTGATGGGAGATCAGCTGAGGAAGTGACTTCACTCACTACTCTTCACAGGTCCACTTCCTTGGAGTTGAACTCAAACAATAGAATGGGCCAAGGGGCTGAAATTACTCTTGAGAGGACCTTGACTACCACTTCAGCTAGCAGCATGTCAAATAGAAGCAAGAGTGATAAGGAGCCTGCAGTCAATAGAAACAGACAGAACAATAGGGTTGCAATTTTCAGAGACCGTGAGTCAGAGCGCAGGGATCCTGATTATGACAGAAGCTATGACAG GTATATGCAAAGATTTGATCCTGGATTTGGATTTAGTGGAGGGTCATACACAATTCGACCTCTGTATGCCCCTGCTGTTAACTACAACACTGAATTCCCTCAGCTTGGTTCAGCACACCAATCACCTGTTGCTGTCGAACAGCAACCTCGTCCAATAGCTCAGCACATGCCTGTGACATGGTCTGCGGCTCAAGCAACCAATGCAATTGGCTATGGGCCAGATGGTGTCATGGGGCCTTACAGCCCTGGCCATATTCGTGCACCTGTGAGATCATCTGTTTTCATGCATGCTTCACAGCAATATGCCATACCTTCACGCCCTGGAGTTCCATTTGTACATCCACAGGAATCCATGGGACCATTTGCACAA
- the LOC103632455 gene encoding R3H domain-containing protein 1 isoform X3 encodes MEPAAEDVAAAAPDSWESADIDGPISRLILSARRVSSSPDLADNPDPPQPPPALQPQGPPSVPSAAREDLMAQVDQFLREALEKPRERLSVLRMEQEILKFIGDPRFTEYEFNGLPTSYLRLAAHRLAQHYFLQSIAIPDNSLPDGTGSHIILRKTSSECQLPDVCLADIPVNLPQEENISVAKVAIKQRPQKNLHGMNSSSAHSFRDNHQKSVEERKEEYNKARARIFNNGVSNATDGRSAEEVTSLTTLHRSTSLELNSNNRMGQGAEITLERTLTTTSASSMSNRSKSDKEPAVNRNRQNNRVAIFRDRESERRDPDYDRSYDRYMQRFDPGFGFSGGSYTIRPLYAPAVNYNTEFPQLGSAHQSPVAVEQQPRPIAQHMPVTWSAAQATNAIGYGPDGVMGPYSPGHIRAPVRSSVFMHASQQYAIPSRPGVPFVHPQESMGPFAQTHQQQSNASLRFARPW; translated from the exons ATGGAGCCCGCAGCCGAGGACgttgcagccgccgcgccggactCGTGGGAATCGGCCGACATCGACGGGCCCATAAGCCGGCTTATCCTCTCCGCGCGCCGCGTGTCCTCCTCGCCGGACCTCGCTGACAACCCGGACCCGCCCCAGCCGCCGCCTGCGCTGCAGCCGCAGGGCCCGCCTTCGGTTCCCTCGGCTGCGCGCGAGGATTTGATGGCTCAGGTCGATCAGTTCCTACGAGAGGCTCTAGAGAAGCCGAGGGAGAGGCTTTCTG TGCTAAGAATGGAGCAAGAAATTTTGAAGTTCATTGGTGACCCTAGGTTTACAGAGTATGAATTCAATGGTCTTCCAACTTCATATTTGCGTCTCGCTGCACATCGCCTGGCGCAGCATTACTTCCTGCAGTCCATTGCCATACCAGACAACAGTTTGCCTGATGGAACTGGTTCGCATATCATCCTTCGTAAGACATCATCTGAGTGCCAACTGCCTGATGTCTGCCTTGCAGATATTCCAGTTAACCTACCACAAGAAGAAAACATCTCTGTGGCGAAAGTAGCTATTAAGCAGAGGCCTCAAAAGAATCTCCATGGCATGAACAGCTCAAGTGCTCACTCCTTTAGAGACAATCACCAGAAAAGCGTTGAAGAAAGaaaagaggaatacaacaaagcacGAGCGCGTATATTTAACAACGGCGTCAGTAATGCTACTGATGGGAGATCAGCTGAGGAAGTGACTTCACTCACTACTCTTCACAGGTCCACTTCCTTGGAGTTGAACTCAAACAATAGAATGGGCCAAGGGGCTGAAATTACTCTTGAGAGGACCTTGACTACCACTTCAGCTAGCAGCATGTCAAATAGAAGCAAGAGTGATAAGGAGCCTGCAGTCAATAGAAACAGACAGAACAATAGGGTTGCAATTTTCAGAGACCGTGAGTCAGAGCGCAGGGATCCTGATTATGACAGAAGCTATGACAG GTATATGCAAAGATTTGATCCTGGATTTGGATTTAGTGGAGGGTCATACACAATTCGACCTCTGTATGCCCCTGCTGTTAACTACAACACTGAATTCCCTCAGCTTGGTTCAGCACACCAATCACCTGTTGCTGTCGAACAGCAACCTCGTCCAATAGCTCAGCACATGCCTGTGACATGGTCTGCGGCTCAAGCAACCAATGCAATTGGCTATGGGCCAGATGGTGTCATGGGGCCTTACAGCCCTGGCCATATTCGTGCACCTGTGAGATCATCTGTTTTCATGCATGCTTCACAGCAATATGCCATACCTTCACGCCCTGGAGTTCCATTTGTACATCCACAGGAATCCATGGGACCATTTGCACAA
- the LOC103632455 gene encoding R3H domain-containing protein 1 isoform X4, with amino-acid sequence MEPAAEDVAAAAPDSWESADIDGPISRLILSARRVSSSPDLADNPDPPQPPPALQPQGPPSVPSAAREDLMAQVDQFLREALEKPRERLSVLRMEQEILKFIGDPRFTEYEFNGLPTSYLRLAAHRLAQHYFLQSIAIPDNSLPDGTGSHIILRKTSSECQLPDVCLADIPVNLPQEENISVAKVAIKQRPQKNLHGMNSSSAHSFRDNHQKSVEERKEEYNKARARIFNNGVSNATDGRSAEEVTSLTTLHRSTSLELNSNNRMGQGAEITLERTLTTTSASSMSNRSKSDKEPAVNRNRQNNRVAIFRDRESERRDPDYDRSYDRYMQRFDPGFGFSGGSYTIRPLYAPAVNYNTEFPQLGSAHQSPVAVEQQPRPIAQHMPVTWSAAQATNAIGYGPDGVMGPYSPGHIRAPVRSSVFMHASQQYAIPSRPGVPFVHPQESMGPFAQ; translated from the exons ATGGAGCCCGCAGCCGAGGACgttgcagccgccgcgccggactCGTGGGAATCGGCCGACATCGACGGGCCCATAAGCCGGCTTATCCTCTCCGCGCGCCGCGTGTCCTCCTCGCCGGACCTCGCTGACAACCCGGACCCGCCCCAGCCGCCGCCTGCGCTGCAGCCGCAGGGCCCGCCTTCGGTTCCCTCGGCTGCGCGCGAGGATTTGATGGCTCAGGTCGATCAGTTCCTACGAGAGGCTCTAGAGAAGCCGAGGGAGAGGCTTTCTG TGCTAAGAATGGAGCAAGAAATTTTGAAGTTCATTGGTGACCCTAGGTTTACAGAGTATGAATTCAATGGTCTTCCAACTTCATATTTGCGTCTCGCTGCACATCGCCTGGCGCAGCATTACTTCCTGCAGTCCATTGCCATACCAGACAACAGTTTGCCTGATGGAACTGGTTCGCATATCATCCTTCGTAAGACATCATCTGAGTGCCAACTGCCTGATGTCTGCCTTGCAGATATTCCAGTTAACCTACCACAAGAAGAAAACATCTCTGTGGCGAAAGTAGCTATTAAGCAGAGGCCTCAAAAGAATCTCCATGGCATGAACAGCTCAAGTGCTCACTCCTTTAGAGACAATCACCAGAAAAGCGTTGAAGAAAGaaaagaggaatacaacaaagcacGAGCGCGTATATTTAACAACGGCGTCAGTAATGCTACTGATGGGAGATCAGCTGAGGAAGTGACTTCACTCACTACTCTTCACAGGTCCACTTCCTTGGAGTTGAACTCAAACAATAGAATGGGCCAAGGGGCTGAAATTACTCTTGAGAGGACCTTGACTACCACTTCAGCTAGCAGCATGTCAAATAGAAGCAAGAGTGATAAGGAGCCTGCAGTCAATAGAAACAGACAGAACAATAGGGTTGCAATTTTCAGAGACCGTGAGTCAGAGCGCAGGGATCCTGATTATGACAGAAGCTATGACAG GTATATGCAAAGATTTGATCCTGGATTTGGATTTAGTGGAGGGTCATACACAATTCGACCTCTGTATGCCCCTGCTGTTAACTACAACACTGAATTCCCTCAGCTTGGTTCAGCACACCAATCACCTGTTGCTGTCGAACAGCAACCTCGTCCAATAGCTCAGCACATGCCTGTGACATGGTCTGCGGCTCAAGCAACCAATGCAATTGGCTATGGGCCAGATGGTGTCATGGGGCCTTACAGCCCTGGCCATATTCGTGCACCTGTGAGATCATCTGTTTTCATGCATGCTTCACAGCAATATGCCATACCTTCACGCCCTGGAGTTCCATTTGTACATCCACAGGAATCCATGGGACCATTTGCACAA